A genomic window from bacterium includes:
- a CDS encoding helix-turn-helix domain-containing protein: METNNGKKNENVYSVNELQEILQVKRPTLLKYIKTKKIKAFKVGNQWRVTQEHLDEFILRNMK, translated from the coding sequence ATGGAAACAAACAACGGAAAGAAAAATGAGAATGTCTATAGCGTGAATGAGCTTCAAGAGATACTACAAGTCAAAAGGCCGACTCTTTTAAAGTATATCAAGACCAAGAAAATCAAAGCATTCAAGGTTGGAAACCAATGGCGAGTGACTCAAGAACACTTAGATGAATTCATTCTACGGAACATGAAGTAA
- a CDS encoding DUF4373 domain-containing protein, which yields MARPFKQGLQYFPLDVNIFEDEKIQDLNLAFGYLGEIIYIRLLSMIYANGYYLEKSIASLARTLMKSIGANWTPNPIDIEEVIVYCGKVGLFNYDLLKEDVITSKSIQKQFILSTRRRKNTGQDKYWLLDEKTMLELSIFNKTSKNINVDNNGVIDNTNGVIGSNTQVNADNNRINVDKSTQKEKEKKKERKIDKEDKEDKGPYGLPKLHFITNSLIKNKYIDESSLDIIKFNILFEDLIHGYGFEDVLSAVDYVVKYSKNPNPPIEDKFAFMRESVQTNLKQFEHRRKTANESFESWIKRTLLQVD from the coding sequence ATGGCACGACCATTCAAACAAGGTTTACAATACTTTCCTCTCGATGTGAATATTTTTGAAGATGAAAAGATACAGGATCTCAATCTCGCTTTTGGTTATTTAGGTGAAATCATCTACATAAGGTTGCTCTCGATGATATACGCCAATGGATATTATTTAGAAAAATCAATCGCTTCACTCGCAAGAACGCTCATGAAAAGCATCGGTGCGAACTGGACACCAAACCCAATCGATATTGAAGAGGTTATTGTCTATTGTGGGAAAGTGGGTTTATTTAATTACGATCTACTGAAGGAAGATGTGATCACATCAAAATCAATTCAAAAACAGTTCATTTTATCGACCAGAAGAAGAAAGAACACCGGTCAGGATAAATACTGGTTACTTGATGAAAAAACGATGTTGGAACTAAGCATATTTAACAAAACATCAAAAAACATTAATGTAGACAATAATGGGGTTATTGATAACACAAATGGCGTTATTGGTAGCAATACCCAAGTTAATGCAGACAATAACCGAATTAATGTCGACAAAAGTACACAAAAAGAAAAAGAAAAGAAAAAAGAAAGAAAAATTGATAAAGAGGATAAAGAAGATAAAGGGCCGTACGGCCTCCCTAAATTACATTTTATTACTAATTCTTTAATCAAAAACAAATACATCGATGAGTCATCTCTTGACATTATCAAATTTAACATCTTGTTTGAAGATTTAATCCACGGGTATGGATTCGAAGATGTCCTATCTGCTGTAGATTATGTGGTTAAGTATTCAAAGAACCCCAATCCACCGATAGAAGATAAGTTCGCTTTCATGAGAGAGTCAGTTCAAACAAATTTAAAGCAATTTGAACATAGGAGGAAAACAGCTAATGAGTCATTCGAATCGTGGATTAAACGAACCCTTTTACAAGTGGATTGA
- a CDS encoding phage antirepressor KilAC domain-containing protein — protein sequence MADKHSTIPNYQKEKMKGNPMIREFEHNAYGKVRATIVDDEPCFNLKDLCRMFEIKSVSEVRTKLNDTSIKLVSVPHDKTHQNMFFVTADHLSTIFFQSKRKDAEVIGDWLYRTVLPQLIRYGIYQIEDFENPDKIIEFLDEFQELKVRANVLETTLKMNTPKIKAIDNLLGTTSCVDLDMVHEVIRFKNIGRDVLLKILRTAHVLDEQNIPFQDFCDKKYFRVVEAKVVSGGTVIKSTKTYVYKGGITFIERILKEYDGNKQRKEK from the coding sequence CAGCACTATTCCAAACTACCAAAAAGAAAAAATGAAGGGAAACCCTATGATTAGAGAGTTTGAACACAATGCCTATGGCAAAGTTCGTGCCACGATAGTGGATGATGAACCTTGCTTCAACTTAAAGGATCTCTGTCGCATGTTTGAGATAAAAAGCGTATCAGAAGTCCGGACCAAACTGAACGACACCAGTATAAAGCTTGTGAGCGTTCCCCACGATAAAACACATCAAAATATGTTCTTTGTTACAGCAGACCACCTATCCACCATATTCTTCCAATCCAAGCGTAAAGACGCAGAAGTGATTGGAGATTGGTTATATCGCACCGTATTACCTCAGCTCATCCGTTATGGCATCTATCAGATTGAGGATTTTGAGAATCCGGATAAGATTATCGAGTTCCTGGATGAGTTTCAAGAACTTAAAGTCAGAGCGAATGTCTTAGAAACCACACTCAAAATGAATACACCAAAAATTAAAGCTATTGATAACTTACTTGGAACAACAAGTTGTGTGGATCTAGATATGGTTCATGAAGTGATTCGCTTCAAGAATATCGGGAGAGATGTCTTATTGAAAATTCTAAGAACTGCTCATGTTTTAGATGAACAGAACATACCGTTTCAAGACTTCTGTGATAAGAAGTATTTCAGAGTTGTTGAAGCGAAAGTAGTATCTGGTGGAACAGTTATTAAATCAACCAAAACATACGTCTATAAAGGCGGGATTACATTCATCGAAAGGATACTAAAAGAATACGATGGAAACAAACAACGGAAAGAAAAATGA